One Yimella lutea DNA window includes the following coding sequences:
- a CDS encoding MarR family winged helix-turn-helix transcriptional regulator — MTEAPARLAADPIGVARDQWVDRGWADAAPGMAAVTSIMRAQQIVSARVDAVLKPFGVTFARYEVLMLLTFSRRGSLPMKLIASRLQVHPTSVTNAVDRLVQAGLVTRTTHPDDRRAFIVALTPEGRSLAQEATAALNEQVFGRPELDRDDLESLVSIIARMRSAAGDF, encoded by the coding sequence ATGACCGAAGCACCCGCCCGCCTCGCTGCCGACCCCATCGGGGTCGCGCGGGATCAGTGGGTGGATCGCGGGTGGGCCGATGCTGCGCCGGGCATGGCGGCAGTCACCTCGATCATGCGGGCACAACAGATCGTCTCGGCCCGAGTCGATGCGGTGCTGAAGCCGTTCGGCGTGACGTTCGCCCGCTACGAGGTGCTGATGCTGCTGACCTTCAGTCGTCGCGGCAGCCTGCCGATGAAGCTGATCGCGTCGCGCCTGCAGGTGCACCCGACGTCCGTCACCAACGCGGTCGACCGGTTGGTGCAGGCCGGGCTCGTCACCCGTACCACGCACCCCGACGATCGGCGCGCGTTCATCGTGGCACTGACACCAGAAGGACGCTCACTCGCGCAAGAAGCGACGGCTGCGCTCAACGAGCAGGTCTTCGGCCGACCGGAACTCGACCGCGACGACCTCGAGTCACTTGTGTCGATCATCGCCCGGATGCGTTCTGCCGCAGGCGATTTCTGA
- a CDS encoding CrcB family protein — protein MNRQPPDTDAAAVRSDRLVLPALVFVGGAAGTTARALLSERFPMRADGWPWTTFVINVLGALLLGLLLGVLAHLGDDSGARRRVRLGLGTGLLGGFTTYSAFAVEVVERDLGAGLAYATASVVAGVLAAGIGLRLPGMNR, from the coding sequence GTGAACCGCCAGCCACCCGATACGGACGCCGCCGCAGTTCGTTCCGACCGGCTGGTGCTCCCGGCGCTGGTTTTCGTCGGTGGTGCCGCCGGCACGACCGCGCGTGCACTGCTGAGTGAGCGGTTCCCGATGCGGGCGGACGGCTGGCCGTGGACCACCTTCGTCATCAACGTGCTCGGTGCGCTTCTGCTCGGCCTTCTGCTCGGGGTTCTTGCGCATCTCGGCGACGACAGCGGTGCACGCCGACGAGTTCGGTTAGGACTCGGGACGGGTCTGTTGGGCGGATTCACGACCTACAGCGCCTTCGCGGTCGAGGTGGTGGAGCGTGACCTGGGCGCCGGTCTTGCCTATGCGACCGCGAGCGTCGTGGCCGGAGTGCTCGCCGCAGGGATCGGGCTCCGACTGCCGGGCATGAACCGATGA
- a CDS encoding DUF1905 domain-containing protein, which yields MHLEFDAEVIEWRGPAPFLFAVMPEPQSAELRDIAKQVTYGWGCIPASAEVGDTAFTTSLFPRGGGFLVPMKVAVQRAEGIALGDVVHVRLTI from the coding sequence GTGCACCTCGAATTCGACGCCGAAGTCATCGAGTGGCGTGGCCCGGCGCCGTTCCTCTTCGCCGTGATGCCTGAGCCGCAATCCGCCGAACTTCGCGACATCGCAAAGCAGGTCACCTACGGCTGGGGGTGCATCCCGGCGTCCGCAGAGGTCGGCGACACCGCGTTCACCACCTCGTTGTTCCCCAGGGGCGGCGGCTTCCTGGTCCCGATGAAGGTCGCCGTGCAGCGCGCCGAGGGCATCGCACTGGGCGACGTCGTCCACGTCCGACTGACGATCTGA
- a CDS encoding fluoride efflux transporter FluC: MMLWIALGGGTGALLRCVLDTWIAARVRVRVPVGTLVINLLGSFVLGLLVGHFGHASEATKVLGTGAMGGFTTFSAASVESARLLLAPKVHWAGVVHALGMVIGSVLVAALGLCVGG, encoded by the coding sequence ATGATGCTTTGGATCGCCCTCGGGGGAGGCACCGGCGCACTCCTGCGTTGTGTGCTCGACACCTGGATCGCCGCGCGGGTGCGAGTGAGGGTCCCGGTCGGCACTCTGGTCATCAACTTGCTCGGATCGTTCGTGCTAGGCCTGCTCGTCGGTCACTTCGGACACGCTTCGGAGGCCACGAAGGTGCTCGGTACGGGTGCCATGGGCGGGTTCACCACGTTCAGCGCGGCGTCTGTGGAGTCGGCCCGGCTGCTGCTCGCGCCGAAGGTGCACTGGGCGGGCGTCGTGCATGCGCTCGGGATGGTCATCGGGTCAGTTTTGGTCGCCGCGCTCGGCCTGTGCGTCGGCGGTTGA